The Alphaproteobacteria bacterium genome contains a region encoding:
- the hisA gene encoding 1-(5-phosphoribosyl)-5-[(5-phosphoribosylamino)methylideneamino]imidazole-4-carboxamide isomerase, with protein sequence MILFPAIDLKDGLAVRLQQGDMARATVFNYDPAAQAHAFEQQGFRHLHVVDLDGAFAGKPMNGAAVERILETVGLCVQLGGGIRDMKTIDAWLEKGVNRVIIGTAAVRDPALVKEAAKKYPKRIAVGLDARDGKVAVEGWAEQSELTVLDIARRFEDAGVAAIVYTDVARDGMLQGINWDATIALADAISIPVIASGGLASIKDIRRMTQPDARKLEGAIAGRALYDGRLDVAEALNMIRAARAA encoded by the coding sequence GTGATCCTCTTCCCCGCCATCGACCTCAAAGACGGTCTCGCGGTGCGCTTGCAGCAGGGCGACATGGCGCGCGCGACCGTGTTCAACTATGACCCCGCCGCGCAGGCGCATGCCTTCGAACAGCAGGGCTTCCGCCATCTGCACGTGGTCGATCTCGACGGCGCGTTCGCCGGCAAGCCGATGAACGGCGCGGCGGTCGAGCGCATTCTCGAAACTGTCGGGCTGTGCGTGCAGCTCGGCGGCGGCATCCGCGACATGAAGACCATCGATGCCTGGCTCGAGAAGGGCGTCAACCGCGTCATCATCGGCACGGCCGCGGTGCGCGATCCGGCGCTGGTGAAAGAGGCCGCCAAGAAATATCCGAAACGCATCGCGGTTGGGCTCGATGCGCGTGACGGCAAGGTCGCGGTCGAAGGCTGGGCCGAGCAGTCCGAGCTCACCGTGCTCGATATCGCGCGCCGCTTCGAGGACGCGGGCGTCGCGGCCATCGTCTACACCGACGTTGCGCGCGACGGCATGCTGCAGGGGATCAACTGGGACGCGACGATCGCGCTTGCCGACGCGATCTCAATTCCCGTGATCGCCTCTGGCGGGCTCGCGTCGATCAAGGACATCCGGCGCATGACGCAACCCGATGCACGCAAGCTCGAAGGCGCCATTGCCGGCCGCGCGCTCTACGACGGGCGGCTTGATGTGGCCGAAGCGCTTAACATGATCCGCGCCGCGCGGGCCGCCTGA